In Phaseolus vulgaris cultivar G19833 chromosome 3, P. vulgaris v2.0, whole genome shotgun sequence, the sequence CTCTGAAGTTCCATCCCCAAACATCTCCTACCATTCTTCAGGAAGTAGTGCTTTCCTACATTCATTTGCATTATCAATTACAAAAAGTCATCTAGCTTATTGAAACTCAGCAAGttgcaaattaatttttcttctttctacaACATCCTTAACCAATATTTTCATGTACGTATACAACCCTTACTTCACATTCGAATCACCAACTCTAAACTCAGGTTCATAAGGGAAGTGGGGATTGAGATAATAAGCATATGCATGCAAAGGTCTATGAAGTTGATTATCCCATCTTACATCAATTATTTTCCAAACATCTTAATAACTACATTCAATATCAATtatcatatattaaaaataatttcaccaataagtaattaaattttgaaagatATACGCCATAGAACTTTTACCTTTTCTTAATATGATTAAAACTGCTCTTAATCTTTTCCTTTGCACAATCCATCTCTTCATATTTGAGTGCACCAATCTTAAAACATCATAAGATGGGTGACAACTTTGAGGCACATGGAGACATTCTTCCAAAATTGACTGTCGAATAtcacatttttcaaattttctccTCACTTGTGAAGTTCCAAACTTGTTTGTTTTCCATTCTTCACAAACATGGTCAATAATGATGCTTTCAATTTATGAAGAGTCAAATAAGTCGTGACAAATCTAGTCACACTCAGTCTTATCAGACACCCTTTGCATTGCAATTTATTTTCCAACCAATTCAACAACGTCATCCAACATCTTGAAAACtttatttgatgtttttttatatgtttaaggTGTCCAATGAATAGATAAAAACAGTCACTTTAGGACTATTCACCAAGAAGTTAcaaatataatgttttttttttatctgtccACCCATTAGACATAATTGTGCAACTTGTTCTCTTCCACTTATTCTTATATTCTCAAAGTATTAAACCAGTTTTGTTAACTGCTTGTTTTGAGAGCTTTTCTCTAATATCATGATAAAATGGAGGTTTATAGCAAATTCCATATTTTCCAATTATTTCACTCATATTTGCAAAAACtggaattttaattaaattaaatagaatGACACTTGTGTAAAAAATTAAGCAACTTGAGCATCCACTTCTTCTTTATAACCTTTTTTCATCATTTGATTTATGGTAGCTTGAACTTTCCCTACTACTATCAACTCTTTCTTTTCCCTATAACCAAATATACGTATTTCTTCAAGCCCCTCACCTTCTTCATGATCTTCACCGATTATATTTAACTTTCTCTTCTTCAATGAAGCTTGTGTAGTTTTTACAACAATTTTtatcatcaatttttttatttcttttgaaacAGAAACACAAGGTTCAAAGTCCTCCTAGTTTCAGCAAGATGATGCTTGAATCTAAATATTCTTCCACTCAGAAATTTTCAACAATAATTACATTTCACCTTTTtaccatttttattaaatatatttgatgCTTCCATCCAATATtcgatatatttttttaaacatttttacttATACTTTTAATAGATGGAGATGGACTTGGATTTACTCTAGTTAAGTTTAATCCACTCTCAGACATTCTTAAAAAttcatgaaatatttttaaattaaaaacaaaattcaattgatttttttagtaatatttattatatgtaCTACTCCAATCTTtgccaaataaaaaaaaatatacaccaAGTTTTTCCCAACTTCATGCACCcgaattagaaaataaaaatagagcACTGTATCCTAGTTGACCAAAAAAATTACACCAGAGTTCTCTTAAGCATAAACCTATACTAAAACCTAATTCCCACTTAAAAAGAGAGCACCGTCAACAAAACAAACAACAACACCTCTAACCTGATATgagatttatttttaactttaaattcATTAAagtaaattagtatataatttattttagtaggTAAATTTTGTTAATGTTTCCACATGAACATTATATCACAATCAActtttaaagaaacaaaatatttcttataaatgaaaaaataaaaattaatgtgtAATAACATTTTAGAACTTatctatatattaaaaaaagcattaatatatatatatatatatatatatgtgggtTTATTGGCCCATTAACACTTAGCAGGAAAAGGGTTTTGGTGAAACCCTAATTCAACCCTTCTTCTACTCTGTTTTCGCATGCCTGCAACTCCACCGTGTAACAAAGGAAGCTCCACCattttggttttcacccctcgcCAAGTTTTGTTAAGCAACCAAACCATGAAGCACACTGCTCAGAACGGAACTCCAAACTCGAAGCGGGAACCCCTTCACCAATCCATTGCCCGTTACTTGGAACTCCGTGGCTTCTCCAAGACGCTAAAAAAATTTCGCTCCGAAGCGCAAATCGAGGTCAATTACATAACCGAGTTCGACTTTCATTATGTTGAACCCTATTTCTATGCTTGAACAACTTTTAGTTAGATATAGGATATTTCACAAAAAGACTGTAATATTGTGCAATTGGCTTCGAACTTTTTTTAACTTCCATTTCGTGGTTGTCGGGGGAATCTTTAGTAAATCATGCTTGTTTTCAGCTCATACAACGTGATATTGATTCATTAAATAAGTTGGAATGCACAGGAAATGGAAAACCCCTTTCTTGAGCACATATATAGGTTCTGTTTGGGTTAGTTCCTCCGTAAACTCCAGTGAGAAAACAAAATACGAAGTCACTAAAAACTAAGTTTCTCCTATTTAGAGAAGTTAGATGAGAAGACTTTTATAATAGTTGAGTGCAcaagttgattttagatttgtgAAAGAATCTCAATTCGTTTAATCTTCTCACTTTTATCTTCTACAAGTGGTTTTGATGATGTCCAAGTAGGGAGACTACGAAAATGAGCTTTGTATGCTTGATGCCACGTTTTTACCAGAAATCCTCAATGTTCCATGTTTTTTATTCCGTATCACTGCTGAGTAACAGATTTCATACCACTGGGTCTTCCTTCCGTGTTTTACTTTGCTGCTCATGTTTGTGATGCAGAAAAATGATCTGGAGGGATCGCCAGTTGATCTAGAAGAAATGTACCTCAAGTACATTGAAGCATGGTAAGACTATTAATGTTAGCTTTGCATTGTGAAGTAGTTATTTACATCACATTGTCAATATTACGGGGAATGAGTACTCATGACTGTGAAAGCAATATTTAAACTGTGGCCTGCAACATCCTAAGAAAGATTCCAATTTATGGTTTTTAAGGATATAACTGTAAACCAACTAAAATATCATTATGCCAATGTAATATTGTTGCTTTTGGAGAATATAACGAGTGTTTTCATGTTTGAAAGTTTTCTTCATTAAAAATGTTGCTTTTGAAGAAGTTCCTTTGTTAAAAATCTGTTTGACCCATATGATTTTTTCCTGTTGATTTTAGTGAGATTATCTAGAATATTTCCTATCTTAATTGAGAATATTAAGCAGGAAAAAGTACAATTGTGACTGTCAAATATCTTCCAATCCATTAAAAGTAAAAGAAGGCATAAAATCAAGCTGCCAATGAAAAATGTATATTATTGATTACTTGTCAGAACGGATGCTCCTTAAAAAACTGCCAAAGTCCAAACTATAGCTCCAGGGAGAATATGTAAACCAAATCATATTTCTTGTGTAAGGGCACAGAGATGCCCCCTGAAGATGCTGTTATTCTGCTTCATTTAAATACACTGCTGAATCCTATGATCTGCAGATTCACTCATTATGTTTCGTTATTATTGTGAAAACTCTCTAAGCATACAATACAAAACTCTTCCGAATATTCTTTGTAATACTGAAGCTGGCCCGTTAGATGTCACCTGTGAGAATCCATGTTTTGAATAAACATGGTTATTACAAATTAGAATGATTGATTGAACAAATAATTTGAAGAGGCAGTGCCATTCTTCTAATTTCTGATGCACCAATTAGTCTCGCATGAATGATGTTTTGTATATTTAACTGATCATTTCTGTGTCATTTGTATGTTAATTGAGTTTTTCCTTGTTTTCATTCTGTCTTTTTTCAGTGGCAAAGATGCTAAGGCAAATATCAATGATCAAAATGAGCAAGGTAAGCTTAAATTCTTTTCTTGTCTTCGTTACTTCCTTGACAGTTAAAATTGTTGCTTTGTGACATAGAGGTCATGGTAAATATTGGAAATGGTCTCTTCAGTTGCTAGGGCATGGTTATGTACGTGTACCCTCTTAGACTCTATCACATTAGAGCCTTGGCCTCTGGGACACCCTTTTATTGTCATAACATTAAAAGCCTTCGTATCTCATTACGTTACTTCCTAAGCTCTGGCAATTGAATCTTTACATTGCCACTTTTGCTTCTGGATAGTTGCAGATGTGCCGGAGAAAAACAAAGAGGGTAAAaccaaggaaaagaagaaaaagagaagcaAGTTAGTTTCTGAGTCCCTTGCTAATAATGTGGAAGACAATCAATTGGAGTCTGTTACTACTGTTGCAGATGATAAAGGAAGCGCTGATGTTTCCACAGATGCCAAAGTTATTAATGGTTCTGAGATGCAGAAAAAATCTAAGTCGAAGTCGAAAAAGAAAGACAAACGAAGTGGTCAAAGTGATGAAATAGCTCATACTGAAGAAGAGAATATTGAATTGTCAAGCAAAGAGATGACACCCGAGGAGAAAAAAGAttctaagaaaagaaaaagatcaATTTCTGAAGAAAATGGTCAACAGGTTGCAGATGTAAaggtagatgaagaaaacaaacgcagaaaagtagaaaataaaaatgcatcTAAGAGAGGAGAGAAGTCAACTACAACAAATGAAAACCAGGgaaatgattttaattctaaTGAAGAAGATATTTTGGCAAGTGGTCAAGTAGGTGGTGATCAATTACAGAAGGCCTCTAAGGAGCCAACCAATGGAAACTTTGAGAACACTGGAGGGAAATCTTCTGTACAGAGGTCtcaaaagaaacaacaaaagggATCAGTTGAGGTATGCTTTAACTTACCTGTTCTCTATATATGTCACTTTCTGCTTGCTAATATATAAAGCTCCTCTGAATGAAACTCCATGCTTATTTTTCTATCGTTTTAAGATAGAATAAGCCTTTTACTTTTTGCATACTTGCCTTCGCCAATGTGATTGGTTTGAGTTAAGTTAGCCTTCATTATTTTTGTTGAGGAAATATATGTTTGTAATAAAGAATCACATCATCAATCAATAATAGGAATACTCTATTAGACTAAATAGAGTGTAAAACTTAGGTATTGTTCCAGTTTGTGGTGTAACTTTAAATTGAAGTTTAGTATTGTAAATTCCTGAAGTTTGTCCAAATGCCCATAGTTTACTAAGTTTCCAATATCTGCTGTCTGTCTGTCCTTTTTAGGTTTTTGCACTGcttaattttatgttttctttcattctttgCCTATGATTACTGTATTCTCCAATTTTGGTTTGTTTAGTTATATGAACCTAAAATAACAGTTTCCCTGATGAAGCTAACATGGTGGAATTCATGTGTTTGTGATGTTATGACTGTAATTGCAGCACAAACCAGTGAAGGCGGCATTTCAGCGAGTACAAGTTGACAAGATACAGTTTACTGATGAGAGGCTTCAGGATAACTCGTACTGGGCAAAGGTGTGATAAATTGATCACTTCTTTTTTTATTGCATTTGGTGTTGTAAATTTCTCCCTTGTTGCATTCTCCAACAAATTGGTGTATCTGTCTGCAGGATGGTGCCGAGAATGGTTATGGTGCTAAAGCAGCAGAAATTCTTGATCAAGTTAGAGGAAGGTTTGTGATTTCATGAGTGGTGATTTTTGGCTTGCATGTTTAGCGCTTTTACGGACTGTGTAAATTATAAGCATGGTTGCATTAGTTCTATTTTAACTTAGATTTTCATGTCATTGTGTATAATTAGAATTGTCATTCAGTTCTAAACTTCTGTTCAGCTCACTCaatataattgtttaaaatACAGAGCCATGTCTTTACGCACAATATCTTTAACATAAACATTCTAGATCTGTCTTTTCTCTCTGATTTTTGTGTGTATTGACATCGAACTTTTTTTCTCTGATTCAGGGATTTTCGTCATGAGAAAACCAAGAAGAAACGTGGAAGCTATCGGGGAGGCTATATTGATGTACAATCTCACTCAGTAAAGTTTAATTATTCTGATGAGGAATGATGACTGGGAAGCATCTAGAATTCTTATAACTCAATTTTTGTGATATGAAATTTTGTGATCGGGGAGAATATTACAGCCAATAGACATTGCTAGCTTGTGGTAAACAAGTTGATTTTCATATGCATGTTTTCATTGTCTTTTATGCCTGATAGATGTTCCCGAAGGAACGAAAAATTTTGTTGGCAAAATGAAGCAATCTTTGCCTGAATGTGATAGTAGCTGAATGAGATCTTTATTTGATTTTCTATTATGTGTGGTTGGTCGAGTGTTTTTGCAGGTCAAACCGTGATATTAATTTGAGTTGAAAGTGTATCAGCCACATATTTTTTGGTGTGCACTGTCAAATGTGATGCTAGAcgaactttaaattttaaatcatagTTCTActatttttaacaatttatttttaattgtaaaagTAGCATCTTTAAAAAGGTACTATAGTCAATATATTGAGAATGTATCCATGTAGATATAttgtatatttatttctttgtatcgtatgtatatttatttttttgtatcttATATTGGCATTCTGatttagttttttatattatattgtactaaaaaagtgataaatttcataatagaatataatatgaaaataaggAGAGATCTACAATCCAATCTACTaaccaaaaataatataatttgtaaCTAATAATATGATacatatagataaaaaaaaatattcgtAATTAATAACTATGGTACACACATTTCTCAGCACTAATAGTTGATTCAtgtgaatttaaatttaaaatatgaaaggggtaaaatttatttttttaaaaagtgtaGTAGAATATGAGATTATTGTATTGAATTTTATTCTAGGTTTAATTGGtatttttaatactttaaagtataatatataaattttaatatacaatttttttaattttttttatattcgtTCTTCGTTGTAAAATAGGTTTCTATAGATTGTATTTTAATTATAGTGAACATGAACTAAATTGTATTTTACTAATATGTataacattatttaaaataaaaaataaatataaaaaagagaagttattttataaactttgtttaatttatttaaattttaaaaactaaatttataaactCTGTTAAATTGACTATTCTACCTTTATTCTAATACAATGTGTAAGAGAGGAACAGTTGAGAATTTtgagaggaaaaaaaaagttattttcattatttataaattatataaattgataataaatatttatatgcatatatttcaaaaaaaattttaaatagaaaGATGTTTTTTCAAGACTAGTTCAAAagaatttattctttatttttataattataataaaaatttatacaataaatttgagttttgagaaattattgtatttatcttttttaaaattatgttaaaaccGCGTTAGAATtattacaaatttaataaatattttttgaattgaacactttaTCGATAAGTATACAATGAATATCAACACCGATAAGACACGTCATTTAAGAAAAATGTCCGAACTTAGTAGCTTCTACAATATCTTACAAAAGATAAATAAAGACACAAAacaaagtttttatttatttttaaaataggaTTGGCACTGATTATTCTAAAGTGCTTAGTTAGAGACAATTAATCACTCTTGTGTCACTAAATGTTAACAACAAAACACAGCTAAGATTACATGAGATATCATAGCAAGAGGAATCATCTTTCACAATTCAAACTctgaatattaattttgacaGCACAACAAGAACTGTGCAAGTGGTGTctgaagaaaaatatgaaaaaggaAGACAGCAGAGAGTACTTTGAGTTTATCTGCGAaagaaaaattatgtaaaaatataacataactCACTATATTGCTAAAATCATGGAgaaatgtgtatttttttttatgaaacaaTAGATTGCGTAACACCCACAATTAGATACGAGACTTCACAACCAATTatctccaaaaaaaaaaaaaaaattatggccgtttttatttaatttttattacaataataaataaataaaattattaacaaataacaaaaatatttttgttcaatttttttatgaaacaatattcattttcttattattaattttctctACCTAACAAATCATAAAATAGTATTTCTACTTTTGTGCCTATTGCTTAACATGCGTTTCACTCCAAATGAACGTTGTGGAAAAATAAAaggaagaaaattaattaaataagtgGAATGAAAAGTCTATTAAAAAACTAGTTGTTTTGCTTTGgaaaaaatttcaattatagGACCGTGGTTGACTTCATATTAGTGGTCTAGGTTCTCTACAAATCTAattatttactttgtttttatcTCACTCTAGTGTTAATTTTATGAATATATTATCATACTAGACTAATTAAGGTTATGCTTTACTCAACTTTTTATGGTTATAGTTAttctaaaattgaattttaaaataataatataataaaaatgattttaaataggtataataattattgatatatttcaattttagtataataaaaaaattacaatcttattataaaaaaaataattctttttaattttttaataattaaatatgtgtTTGATTAGTGTCAGAAATATCACGTCGAGATaagaatatttcataatatataaatagttacaaactatatataaattagtaaaattacatactaatttagaaaccatttatcaataataaaatataatttagatatcaataattttttagtttttaaaatagtatctaatttaacaattaattatttttatctctaatattattttttatttaataatttttttatagtatataatataacaataattatCTTATTGTCTTCGAACTCAATTTTctttaatcaaataaatatgCTAAATCGATTATATCAAAATATGATACATATCCTATTATATTTGTGTACCTAGTGCACGTAAATTGTTTGATTATTTATGATATCCCCTagactcaaataaaaaaaaactaataaacaATTAAAGACGACCTAGAATATCAAAGCTCGTGTATACGTCAATGACTTTCAGAAGTCATTTGTCAAATTACCGTGAATTTTCGGTGGATGCAATTTTCTTGTTCGATTATAGAATACATGAATATAATATAGCTAGTTTCTTCAACCACTACAATGCCATCTGCATCACACTATTTATGAAGCAATTGAGTGTCAACAAGACACCCCAATTGTTAATCTAAGTAAGCATTTGTCTTACAttgtgaattatttttaaaattaattaatgtgtattccttcttcttcttcttcttctttttgtttactttctctttattagattataattattattttaatttacttattttaaatttttagaaaaattttagaaaatagaaattaagtctaacttaacatcacaatattaatttttaaaataaaatttacatatatataaaagatttgTTAAGTTATTGTAATaagaaagtaaaatttaaatttaatttaattctacaaaattgaattataaagtaaggtttttattcttttatttattagaattttattttatttttagtcgaTTGATTCTTTAGCATGCTTTATTGTTGATGATTCCACATTAACTAAAGATAATTAATGACATTTCATAGCATTCAAGTAAATGCAAACTTGAATCTCCAACACACCACCTCATAAGTCCAACCAACTCTTGcttctaataccatattaagatGCAGACTTTAAGTTTTACTCAACTTTATAATATTGGTTAATAAGATGAGATTTACATTCACTTTAATCGCATAAGTGCAGAGAAACTCCACCACtgtgtttttttcctctttctttactctctctctctctccatattctcttctctcttATTTTCCTCTCCCAATCTTGAGGATTTAAGGAACATTATACCctatcagattttcaaacagagtaagttcatttttgctctaaagaTCCTTTGTTATCTGTTttttcttaggatttagtcattaatcttggtggggtcagttgagaagattaatcctctcaacttattctactatatactgaatttttgttatgtttggataacttgcattaggcccttaaattttgaagcttatccagactaAGAGACAAAAtattctagaagttgcttggaaaacaagcaat encodes:
- the LOC137807272 gene encoding suppressor protein SRP40 isoform X1, with the translated sequence MPATPPCNKGSSTILVFTPRQVLLSNQTMKHTAQNGTPNSKREPLHQSIARYLELRGFSKTLKKFRSEAQIEKNDLEGSPVDLEEMYLKYIEACGKDAKANINDQNEQVADVPEKNKEGKTKEKKKKRSKLVSESLANNVEDNQLESVTTVADDKGSADVSTDAKVINGSEMQKKSKSKSKKKDKRSGQSDEIAHTEEENIELSSKEMTPEEKKDSKKRKRSISEENGQQVADVKVDEENKRRKVENKNASKRGEKSTTTNENQGNDFNSNEEDILASGQVGGDQLQKASKEPTNGNFENTGGKSSVQRSQKKQQKGSVEHKPVKAAFQRVQVDKIQFTDERLQDNSYWAKDGAENGYGAKAAEILDQVRGRDFRHEKTKKKRGSYRGGYIDVQSHSVKFNYSDEE
- the LOC137807272 gene encoding suppressor protein SRP40 isoform X2; this translates as MPATPPCNKGSSTILVFTPRQVLLSNQTMKHTAQNGTPNSKREPLHQSIARYLELRGFSKTLKKFRSEAQIEKNDLEGSPVDLEEMYLKYIEACGKDAKANINDQNEQDVPEKNKEGKTKEKKKKRSKLVSESLANNVEDNQLESVTTVADDKGSADVSTDAKVINGSEMQKKSKSKSKKKDKRSGQSDEIAHTEEENIELSSKEMTPEEKKDSKKRKRSISEENGQQVADVKVDEENKRRKVENKNASKRGEKSTTTNENQGNDFNSNEEDILASGQVGGDQLQKASKEPTNGNFENTGGKSSVQRSQKKQQKGSVEHKPVKAAFQRVQVDKIQFTDERLQDNSYWAKDGAENGYGAKAAEILDQVRGRDFRHEKTKKKRGSYRGGYIDVQSHSVKFNYSDEE